The stretch of DNA GATCTGTCCTGGTTTTACTGGAATATTTTTAAGTCTACAAAGGTACATTTGGTTTGTCCTCAGCCTTCGAAAGGGGGAAGCCATGGTTGGAGCTCAACCCTTCTGCAAACTGAGGTTAATCTGGCACTGGAATGAGATTGGAAAACCACGAAGGAGGAAGTCCAGTCACTTAGCAGTGCGGAAAAACTGTGACAAATAATCCTTGGCAAACTCTTCATAGTAATTgaaatttccacaaaaatgtaaaaataatttactataACAGACAATGTCAgtctttgttattttaaaatatagggGCTTTGCAAACAGATGGAAAAACCAGAGGACTACATGAGATTTTTAAGCTATGGTGAAGGGtgtcaaatatggaaaaatatgtatatatggTCATGTTTTCCCAAGCTTAAACatctgagaaatgttttaatcaaagtcCAAGCTTTgccaaaatgtgcagaaaagatttaagtttacaaattaaagctgcaagcagcctcgggcggccctcgcagcaagcgccgctccggcctattggccaccgcgggggttccggccaccgcagaagctctcgcgcgttttccagagccgcagcccgctcgcaAGCGCGGAAGCTCCGGCGCCgtctccagcaccgccgcccgccagccgccgcagaagctgtctcgcattttccccgcccggccaccgggcgacacgcgtgaatgcgttcggcggcgatccccgacgactgtcaaaaaatctggcgcagatcggtcgatgcgtcgaggagatacagccgatgtattaacttagggggcgcagtggagccaaattacatctcaatcccgttgggctctttagaggtgaacaaaggtcatacatatccagtttggagccaatcggatgatccatgtgtgaattagagccaaacgtatgaatatggcgagggactgatattcgccgtttggccacgcccacatggttcagccagaagcgagcaatgacagacctcatcatccgaatcatcttgattaggtcaagagagccataaacggagctttccaaggaaaaaaacggcacttccggttccgagggggcggggcttagatgacgtcataatatgatgacatagggtcgtcagggatcccgccagggtcactcgtgcaaagtttggtgcagaagctatcgaccgttcacagtagaattacaaatttttaattttttcctacattacaaaattgaactctgtagggcaatgctgccctctggtgtcgaattactgaaataatgaaactatttcagtaatttcagttattcgacaccagagggcagcattgccctacacatgacaaagccctttgtattacacagtcgatcacaggggaactttgagccttgctaaccccccttccacatgttcaaatgtcaccatattgataactttgaatcagacatgccttatgatcagactgaccgagtttgaagtcgatcaatcgaaatccctaggaggagttcgatcaaatacgaaggctgtaaaagtcaaaatcgaggtcaaatgaaattcaatctaaaatggccgacttcctgttgggtttagagcatggctctaagagacttttttgtacgtcccgacaagatacacatgtgtaccaagtttcgtaatcctaggataaagcatggcatggggctgttcatttaaaatactctaggggtcgctatagagaaattaggccacgcccaccaaattttgttatgaattcctgtcggtgggtgtacaaggatccatcctagtgagtttgaagcagctgggcccgaaattgtggagttcagagccaaacgaaattcgacggcgttcgcaacgccgccacgcccacctgcttcatcgcagccggtcggggttggaataactcaacacaccaacatgtcttctgtctctggacacagtttcatgttgattaggtcaaagggctaagatagcgaccgttcacagtaaaacatgacacttcctgttctcagggggcgtggcctacttaaaaaaataatttcaccacagggtattttaggacacccgatgacgatcaatcaatgaaagtttggtccctctctgtgtttttgtataggaaatataagagtttcgtgtttcatggcgagtaggtgaactttgacccctgctaaccccccttcagcaagctcatacagtcaccaatttgataactttaaatcagacatgccttatgatcagactgaccgagtttgaagccgatcaatcgaaatccctaggaggagttcgatcaaatacgaaggctgtaaacgtcaaactcgaggtccaaaatggaccttcaatacaacatggccgacttcctgttgggtttagagcatggctccaagagactttttgtacgtcctgaaaagatacacatatgtaccaagtttcgtaattctaggataaagcatggcctggggctgttcatttaaaatactctaggggtcgctatagagaaattaggccacgcccaccaaattttgttatgaattcctgtcggtgggtggataaggatccatcctagtgagtttggagcagctgggcccgaaattgtggaattcagagccaaacgaaattcgacggcgttcgcaacgccgccacgcccacctgcttcatcgcagccggtaggggttggattactcaacacaccaacatgtcttctgtctctggacacagtttcatgttgattaggtcaaagggctaagatagcgaccgttcacagtaaaacatgacacttcctgttctcagggggcgtggcctacttaaaaaaataatttcaccacagggtattttaggacacccgatgacgaccaatctctgaaagtttggtccctctctgtgtttttgtataggaaatataagagtttcgtgtttcatggcgagtaggtgaactttgacccctgctaaccccccttcaacatactccaaaactcaccaatttgataactttaaatcaaacatgccttatgatcagactgaccaagtttgaagccgatcaatcgaattccctaggaggagttcgatcaaatacgaaggctgtaaacgtcaaaatcgaggaaaaaaatggacgttcaagacaaaatggccgacttcctgtgatagttggctaataacattaaatgtaagttctgagtcttttggggagctctacaagtgtaccaaatttcatgtctctacgatgaaatacgttcataccattgtgtcaacagaaaattgctagttgccgccgttgagcaattttttttgcgatttttgcgacaactttaaaattcaaaatttttaatttttctagtcgcgaccgccaagtttggtgagtttttgaatatgataaagcccccaaaaaggcacacgaagaggtgggaagaataataataataataataataataaacagtacagatacaataggccttcgcagcgctttgctgctcgggcctaataaacaccCTATATGAATGCTACTGTATGCCCTTTTAATGCACTGAACAGTTATTTACTGAGTATTCACACAGGACTGGCACCGTTTCTAACTTATGGACCTCTAGGTACTTAAATCAGCTGCTTCAGAATCTAAACCACTaaagagttttaaaactttactaAATATGGGTTCTTTAAAGCACAGCCTGTGATCTTTGGTATTGtttctaaatctaaaaaaaccccagcagctTCAAAGCTTTGTTTGGTGGTATCTAGTTTAAGAACTCAACTgcaacataaatatttcaatgCCAGCTCAAATCCTGCCCCTTTTAATTAACGTAAAAACAAGAAGTAGTTTGAAATTTGCATATCGCATTTTTGACTGGTGTTTGTGTGCAGATACTGACCCTCTGTGAGACGTGCTTTGCCTCCAGTTGGCTGACACAGGACTGTTGAACAGCCCACACACAGCACAACTGTCTGAGCATGGCTGAACACCGTCGTGATCTTGTAGcatcctgcagaaaaaaaaaatacaaaactccCGAGTTTTACAAACCTGATCTTAATTGATTTACTTACATCTACAAAAAGATGTGCAAAGACGCACGTACCTGGACATTTGACATCCATAAAGTAGGAGTTGGGACTCTGGACGAGACGCTTCTTCTTGtgcctcctcttctcctcctcaggGGATGGGTGCAACAAGTCTTTTGCGAGCTAAATTACaaaggaggaaataaaatagACGAGATCAGCGACATAACACGAGACAAAAACTTAAAAGCAGGGactcaaaaatcaaaaatagctTTTGTAAAATTTACGTTATGAGTGACGCAGTGCATATTGACTGAATTATTTGGCCAAAATTGAGGCCGACATACGTCTGGCTCCGCTTTAGCATCGCTGCGTTGGCCCGCTCGGGCCCACATTTTGGCCTACCTACCCTACATTAGATAACACTCTGCGTATTTATTACAAATCAATGTTTACATAACCACAAACGGGCGTTTAGGTAACTCTAAACCTTATTATCGCGGTTAAACTACGACAGTTATCATCCGGCGTCTGTATTCAGCTTCTCCGATAAACTGGCTCCATGTTTGCGGTGTGCGCGCAGCCATCTTGTCTCACAACGCGCTCGAGATGGgtttgaaaaatgattaaaaa from Xiphophorus maculatus strain JP 163 A chromosome 13, X_maculatus-5.0-male, whole genome shotgun sequence encodes:
- the LOC102225077 gene encoding 40S ribosomal protein S27 — translated: MPLAKDLLHPSPEEEKRRHKKKRLVQSPNSYFMDVKCPGCYKITTVFSHAQTVVLCVGCSTVLCQPTGGKARLTEGCSFRRKQH